One Streptomyces sp. CG4 genomic window, CGGCAGGAGCAGGAGGGCGGCACGGACACGGGTGCGCCGGGCCTGGTGACGCGGGCGGTGGACGCCTTGCTGGGAGTGGCTCTCTAAGCGCCGAGCAGCCCCGCGGCCCAGAGGGACGCGGGGCCGAGTTCGCCGTGCGGCTGCCGCCGCGTGGGCGGAGAAGGGGCGGTTCCCCGCGTGGGAACCGCCCCTTTCCGTGCCCTCAGTCCTCCGAGTCGTCCTCGTCGTCGCCCTTCGCGTCGCCGCCCTTCGAACCGCCGGAGGCATCCGGCCGCGACGGCCGGGTCTTCCCGCTCGGGTTGTCCCGCAGCCAGGAGCCCGTGTCCCCGCCGTCCGCCGTCGCATGCCCGCCCGGAGGGGGAGGGCTGACGTCCCGGCGCCGCAGATACCGCTCGAACTCGCGGGCGATCGCCTCACCCGACGCCTCCGGCAGCTCCGCGGTGTCCCGGGCCTCCTCCAGCGTCTGGACGTACTCGGCGACCTCGCTGTCCTCGGCGGCCAGCTGGTCCACGCCCACCTGCCAGGCCCGCGCGTCCTCCGGCAGCTCGCCCTGCGGGACGCGCAGGTCCAGCAGGTCCTCCAGGCGGTTGAGCAGCGCCAGCGTGGCCTTGGGGTTGGGCGGCTGGGAGACGTAGTGCGGTACGGCCGCCCACAGCGACACCGCCGGGACCCCGGCGTGCGTGCACGCCTCCTGCAGGACGCCGACGATGCCCGTCGGGCCCTCGTACTTGGTCTCCTCCAGGTCCATCCGCTGGGCCAGTTCCGGGTCGGACGTGACCCCGCTGACCGGCACGGGACGCGTGTGCGGGGTGTCTCCGAGCAGCGCGCCCAGGATGACCACCAGCTCCACGCCCAGCTCGTGCGCGAAGCCGAGCAGCTCGTTGCAGAACGAGCGCCAGCGCATGGACGGTTCGATGCCGCGGACCAGCACCAGGTCGCGGGGCTTGTCGCCGCCGACCCGCACCACCGACAACCTGGTCGTCGGCCAGGTGATCTTGCGCACACCGCCGTCCATGAACACCGTGGGGCGGTTCACCTGGAAGTCGTAGTAGTCCTCGGCGTCCAGCGCCGCGAACACCTCGCCCTTCCACTCGCGTTCCAGATGCGCGACCGCCGTGGAGGCGGCGTCGCCGGCATCGTTCCAGCCCTCGAACGCGGCCACCATGACTGGGTCGATCAGCTCGGGAACCCCCTCCAGCTCGATCACCCAGTGCCTCCTTCCGACGTGCCCTCGCTTGACTCACCAACCTTACGGCGTCCGGCGGGGGCGCCCGCAGCCCCCTTGCGTGGGGGAGTGACCGGATCACTGCCCCGATCCCCACAGGGGAACACCCCCTGTCACCGGGAGCCCCGCCTGTCCCGCACAGGCGTTCACAGCGTGCTGCGCAGCCACTGCTCGACGCTCGCGATGTGCACGGTCGCCCAGGAGCGGGCCGCCTCCGCGTCCCGGTCGCGCAGCGCGGCCAGGATCGCCCTGTGCTCGCGCAGGGTGCGGCCCACCGCGTCCTCCTGGGTCAGCCCCCGCCAGATCCGGGCCCGCGTGGTCGGCCCCGACAACCCGTCCAGCAGCGAGCACAGCACCGAGTTGCCGGCGCCGCGCACGATGCCGCGATGGAACTCCAGGTCGGCAGCGACCAGCTCCTCCACCGAGGGCTCCTCGCCGAGCGCGTCCAACTGGGCGGACAGGGCGTCCAGTTGCTGCTCGCTGATCCGGAAGGCCGCCATCGCCGTCGCGGCCGGCTCCAGGATCCGGCGCACCGCGAGGAACTCCAGCACGGTGTCGTCGCGGTGGAAGTCCACGACGAAGCTCATCGCCTCCAGCAGCAGCTGCGGATCGAGGCTGGTGACATAGGTGCCGTCGCCTTGGCGCACGTCCAGGATCCGGATCAGCGACAAGGCACGTACGGCCTCCCGCAACGAGTTGCGGGACAAGCCCAGCTCGGCCGCCAGCTCGCTCTCCTTGGGCAGCCGGTCGCCAGGGCGCAGCGCACCGGAGACGATCATGTCCTTGATCTTCTCGATCGCCTCGTCGGTGACTGCCATGCCGGCCTCCTGTCGCCCGCCCCGTGCCTCAGACATCGGATGTCTCAGCACATTATGGGGCCGGGCATCAGGCGGCCGGGCCGTCGAACCACTCCCTGCCGTCCGCCCAGTGCCGCACCCAGCCGGCGAAGCCCGGCCCGGCGGTGGTGTGACCGAACTCCGCGCCGAACGGAACCGCACCCTCACCGGTGATCTGCCATATGTGACCCCGGTGAGGGCCACTCACGATCAGATGCCAGTCCATGCCGCAGCCGTCCGTGCCCAGCACGACCGACCCGTCACGGGCGACCTGTTCGATGACGGCGTCCGGATCCTCGTACCCCCCGTCGTCCCTCTCCCACAGCCACGTCCGGGTGAGCGGGAACGGCTCGCCCAGCCGCTGCTTGCCGCCGCCCTCGGCCAGTGCCACCAGCCCGTACTCCGGCGGTCCCTGGGACGAACCGTCCGTCACCTCCGCGACGAACGTGCGGTACGGCTCCGGCAGTATCACCCCGTGCTCCGCCTCGAAGGCCCGCACCGCCTCCCAGCCCAGCGCCGACGCGCCCCCGTCGCCGACGCCGAACGCCTCGCGCAGGGCCGCGAGTTCCGCCGGATCCACCTGATCGCTGTTCATGCCCCCATGGAAGCACCCGGCACTGACAACGCCCCCTGACCAGGCGAAAGGGGCCGCCCCACCGCAGTGGAACAGCCCCTCGGCCAGGCCCGGTCGCCCGCGCCCGCCTACTTCTTGTCGAGCAGGTCCTGCACCCTGGCGCGGACCTCGTCCGTGGCCAGGCCCCGGATCGTCAGCGTCGTACGGCGGCGCAGCACGTCGTCCGGCGTCTCGGCCCACTCGTGGTCACGGGCCCAGACGACCTGCGCCCAGATCTCCGGGGCGTCCGGGTGGACGCGCTCGGCCAGGTCCGGGTTCTCGTTCGCCAGGCGGGCGATGTCGAAGGCCAGCGAACCGTAGTGCGTGGCCAGGTGCTTGGCGGTGTCGGCGGCCATCCGCGGACCCGGCGCCGGGTGGTCGACCAGCAGGCGGTGGGCGACCGCGCGCGGGTTGGCGACGCCGGGCAGCGGCAGCTTCTTCGGCAGCGAGGAGATCGGTTCGAAGTCGTCGCCGAGGGGGTGACCCGGCAGCGCCTCCAGCTTCTGCATCACCGTACGGCCGATGTGCCGGAACGTCGTCCACTTGCCGCCCGCCACGGACAGCATGCCGCCCTTGCCCTCGGTCACCACGGTCTCGCGCTTGGCCTTGGCGGTGTCGCCGGGGCCGCCCGGCAGTACCCGCAGACCGGCGAACGCGTAGGTGATGAGGTCACGCTTGAGCTGCTGGTCGCGCACGGAGAACGCGGCCTCGTCCAGGATCTGGGCTATGTCCTTCTCGTTGACGTCGACGTCCGCCGGGTCGCCCTCGTACTCCTCGTCGGTCGTACCGAGCAGGAGCATGTCCTCCCAGGGGAGGGCGAAGGTGATCCGGTACTTGTCGATCGGGGTCGCCAGCGCGGCCTTCCACGGGGAGGTGCGCTTGAGGACCAGGTGCGCGCCCTTGGACAGGCGGATGGACGGCGCCGCGTTCGGGTCCTCCAGCCGGCGCAGGTGGTCCACCCAGGGGCCGGTCGCGTTCAGCACCAGGCGGGCGTTGACGCCGAACTCCGCACCGGACAGCCGGTCCTTGAGCTCGGCACCGGTGACCCGGCCCTGGGTGAAGCGCAGGCCGGTGACCTCGGCGTGGTTGAGGACCACCGCGCCCGCCTCGACGGCCGCACGGACCGTCATCAGCGCCATGCGCGCGTCGTTCATCTGGTCGTCGCCGTACACGGCCACGGCCTTGAGGTTCTCGGTGCGCAGCTCGGGCA contains:
- a CDS encoding PAC2 family protein encodes the protein MIELEGVPELIDPVMVAAFEGWNDAGDAASTAVAHLEREWKGEVFAALDAEDYYDFQVNRPTVFMDGGVRKITWPTTRLSVVRVGGDKPRDLVLVRGIEPSMRWRSFCNELLGFAHELGVELVVILGALLGDTPHTRPVPVSGVTSDPELAQRMDLEETKYEGPTGIVGVLQEACTHAGVPAVSLWAAVPHYVSQPPNPKATLALLNRLEDLLDLRVPQGELPEDARAWQVGVDQLAAEDSEVAEYVQTLEEARDTAELPEASGEAIAREFERYLRRRDVSPPPPGGHATADGGDTGSWLRDNPSGKTRPSRPDASGGSKGGDAKGDDEDDSED
- a CDS encoding FadR/GntR family transcriptional regulator; the protein is MAVTDEAIEKIKDMIVSGALRPGDRLPKESELAAELGLSRNSLREAVRALSLIRILDVRQGDGTYVTSLDPQLLLEAMSFVVDFHRDDTVLEFLAVRRILEPAATAMAAFRISEQQLDALSAQLDALGEEPSVEELVAADLEFHRGIVRGAGNSVLCSLLDGLSGPTTRARIWRGLTQEDAVGRTLREHRAILAALRDRDAEAARSWATVHIASVEQWLRSTL
- a CDS encoding SMI1/KNR4 family protein, coding for MNSDQVDPAELAALREAFGVGDGGASALGWEAVRAFEAEHGVILPEPYRTFVAEVTDGSSQGPPEYGLVALAEGGGKQRLGEPFPLTRTWLWERDDGGYEDPDAVIEQVARDGSVVLGTDGCGMDWHLIVSGPHRGHIWQITGEGAVPFGAEFGHTTAGPGFAGWVRHWADGREWFDGPAA
- a CDS encoding glycerol-3-phosphate dehydrogenase/oxidase, producing MTSQSTLQSVPALGTHPASGSNPSRAETREQLSKASYDLLVIGGGILGISTAWHAAQSGLRVALVDAGDFAGATSSASSKLLHGGLRYLQTGAVKLVAENHFERRAVSRQVAPHLANPLTFYLPVYKGGPHGAAKLGAGVFAYSALSAFGDGVGHLLSPAKAAQDVPELRTENLKAVAVYGDDQMNDARMALMTVRAAVEAGAVVLNHAEVTGLRFTQGRVTGAELKDRLSGAEFGVNARLVLNATGPWVDHLRRLEDPNAAPSIRLSKGAHLVLKRTSPWKAALATPIDKYRITFALPWEDMLLLGTTDEEYEGDPADVDVNEKDIAQILDEAAFSVRDQQLKRDLITYAFAGLRVLPGGPGDTAKAKRETVVTEGKGGMLSVAGGKWTTFRHIGRTVMQKLEALPGHPLGDDFEPISSLPKKLPLPGVANPRAVAHRLLVDHPAPGPRMAADTAKHLATHYGSLAFDIARLANENPDLAERVHPDAPEIWAQVVWARDHEWAETPDDVLRRRTTLTIRGLATDEVRARVQDLLDKK